The Rhodoferax sediminis genome has a segment encoding these proteins:
- the gstA gene encoding glutathione transferase GstA: protein MKLYYSPGACSLSPHIALEEAGLAYEAIAAPTKTHKLPDGTDYYTINPLGYVPLLQLDDGTLLREGPVIVQYIADQAPAKKLAPANGTLARYQLQSWLNFVGTELHKGFSPLFNPATPTEYKTVVIERLQSRLKWVDGELAGKQYLMGDQFSVADGYLFTITNWAAPMNIDLSPLANLTAYRARVAARPGVQQAMKAEGLLK, encoded by the coding sequence ATGAAGCTTTACTACTCCCCCGGCGCCTGCTCGCTGTCCCCCCATATCGCGCTGGAAGAGGCGGGCCTGGCCTATGAGGCGATCGCCGCGCCGACCAAGACCCACAAGCTGCCCGACGGCACCGACTACTACACCATCAACCCGCTCGGCTACGTACCGCTGCTGCAACTCGACGATGGCACCCTGCTGCGCGAAGGCCCGGTCATCGTGCAGTACATCGCCGATCAGGCGCCCGCCAAAAAGCTCGCGCCCGCGAACGGCACGCTGGCACGCTACCAGCTGCAGTCGTGGCTCAATTTCGTCGGCACCGAGCTGCACAAGGGCTTCTCGCCGCTGTTCAATCCCGCCACGCCCACCGAGTACAAGACCGTGGTCATCGAGCGCCTGCAGTCGCGCCTGAAGTGGGTGGATGGCGAGCTGGCCGGCAAGCAATACCTGATGGGCGACCAGTTCAGCGTGGCCGACGGCTACCTGTTCACCATCACCAACTGGGCCGCGCCCATGAACATCGACCTGTCGCCGCTGGCCAACCTCACGGCCTACCGCGCGCGCGTCGCGGCGCGCCCCGGTGTGCAGCAAGCCATGAAGGCCGAAGGCCTGCTCAAGTAA
- a CDS encoding alkene reductase yields the protein MSSLFDPVQAGALHLANRIVMAPLTRNRAPGALPTPLMATYYSQRATAGLIVTEATAISHQGQGYADVPGIWSAEQVAGWKKVTDAVHARGGKIVVQLWHVGRVSHNDLQPGGQAPVAPSAITAKTKTYLIRDGVGAFVDTSAPRALDIGELPGIVQDYRRAARNAIEAGFDGVEVHGANGYLLDQFLRSGSNQRTDAYGGPIENRARLLLEVMQAITQEIGGARTGLRLSPVTPANDVSDPHPQPLFEYVVRQLAPLQLAYLHFIEGQTGGARDYVQGDQPFDYAALRAAYRAAGGTAAWMVNNGYDKTLAERSLKEGADLVAFGKTFIANPDLVQRLRQGAPLNEPDRSTFYGGGVKGYTDYPALASNG from the coding sequence ATGTCTTCCCTATTTGATCCGGTGCAGGCCGGCGCCCTGCATCTGGCCAACCGCATCGTGATGGCGCCGCTCACGCGCAACCGCGCACCCGGCGCGCTGCCCACGCCATTGATGGCCACCTACTACAGCCAGCGCGCCACGGCCGGCCTGATCGTGACCGAGGCCACCGCCATCAGCCACCAGGGCCAGGGCTATGCCGACGTGCCCGGTATCTGGAGCGCCGAGCAGGTGGCGGGCTGGAAAAAAGTCACCGACGCGGTGCACGCCAGGGGCGGCAAGATCGTGGTGCAGCTCTGGCATGTGGGCCGGGTCTCGCACAACGACCTGCAGCCCGGCGGCCAGGCGCCGGTGGCGCCCTCGGCCATCACCGCCAAAACCAAGACCTACCTGATCCGGGACGGTGTCGGCGCGTTCGTCGACACCTCGGCCCCGCGCGCGCTGGACATCGGGGAGTTGCCCGGCATCGTGCAGGATTACCGCCGCGCCGCGCGCAACGCGATCGAGGCCGGCTTCGACGGCGTCGAGGTGCACGGCGCGAACGGCTACCTGCTCGACCAGTTCCTGCGTTCGGGCTCGAACCAGCGCACGGACGCCTATGGCGGCCCGATTGAAAACCGCGCGCGCCTGCTGCTCGAAGTCATGCAGGCCATCACCCAGGAGATCGGCGGCGCGCGCACGGGCCTGCGCCTGTCGCCCGTAACACCGGCCAACGACGTGAGCGACCCGCATCCGCAACCGCTGTTCGAGTACGTGGTGCGGCAACTGGCGCCGCTGCAACTGGCCTACCTGCACTTCATCGAGGGCCAGACCGGCGGCGCGCGCGACTACGTGCAGGGCGACCAGCCCTTCGACTACGCGGCCCTGCGCGCCGCTTACCGGGCCGCTGGCGGCACGGCCGCCTGGATGGTGAACAACGGCTATGACAAGACGCTGGCCGAGCGCTCCCTCAAGGAGGGGGCCGACCTGGTCGCCTTTGGCAAAACCTTTATCGCCAACCCCGATCTGGTGCAGCGCCTGCGCCAGGGCGCACCCTTGAACGAGCCGGACCGCAGCACCTTCTACGGCGGCGGCGTCAAGGGCTACACCGACTATCCGGCGCTGGCCTCAAACGGATGA
- a CDS encoding hemerythrin domain-containing protein translates to MIHESIRVIRDEHAALAAMLRSLQMMVERGPVDEPAAFFDVLRAMLFYIDEFPERLHHPKETLLLFPKVARAAPAMAEAIERLDAEHHRGEAAVRELQHLLLAWELLGESRRAAFEEAARKYVTFYLEHMRLEESLILPQAEHALTDAEWQELDAAFATNRDPLTGKYPPDPGYDRLFTRIVMKAPSPIGLGPSSV, encoded by the coding sequence ATGATCCATGAGAGCATTCGCGTGATTCGGGACGAACATGCCGCGCTGGCGGCGATGCTGCGCTCGCTGCAGATGATGGTGGAGCGCGGCCCGGTGGACGAGCCCGCGGCATTTTTCGATGTGCTGCGCGCCATGCTGTTCTACATCGACGAATTTCCCGAGCGACTGCATCACCCCAAGGAAACCCTGCTGCTGTTTCCGAAGGTCGCGCGCGCCGCGCCGGCGATGGCCGAGGCGATCGAGCGACTCGATGCGGAGCACCACCGCGGCGAAGCGGCAGTGCGCGAGTTGCAGCATTTGCTGCTGGCCTGGGAGTTGCTGGGCGAGTCGCGCAGGGCGGCGTTTGAAGAAGCGGCCCGCAAGTATGTGACGTTTTACCTGGAGCACATGCGGCTGGAGGAGTCGTTGATCCTGCCGCAAGCGGAGCACGCGCTGACGGACGCCGAGTGGCAGGAGCTCGATGCCGCCTTTGCCACCAACCGCGACCCGCTCACCGGCAAATACCCGCCCGACCCGGGTTATGACCGCCTGTTCACGCGCATCGTGATGAAGGCGCCGTCGCCGATCGGGCTCGGACCGTCATCCGTTTGA